A window of Polyodon spathula isolate WHYD16114869_AA chromosome 30, ASM1765450v1, whole genome shotgun sequence contains these coding sequences:
- the hmgb1a gene encoding high mobility group protein B1a, whose translation MGKDPKKPRGKMSSYAYFVQTCRAEHKKKHPEASVNFSEFSKKCSERWKSMSSKEKGKFEDLAKLDKVRYEREMKTYIPPKGEKMKRTKDPNAPKRPPSAFFVFCAEHRSKIKAETPGLSIGDVAKKLGGMWNNTSSEDKQPYEKKAAKLKEKYEKDVAAYRATGKSEGAKKVPVKAEKSKKEEEEDDDEDDDEDDEDEEDDDDDE comes from the exons ATGGGCAAAGATCCTAAGAAGCCAAGAGGCAAAATGTCCTCATATGCTTACTTTGTGCAGACCTGTAGAGCTGAGCACAAAAAGAAGCACCCTGAGGCATCGGTGAACTTTTCTGAGTTCTCCAAGAAATGCTCAGAGCGGTGGAAG tccatGTCCAGTAAGGAGAAGGGAAAGTTTGAAGATCTAGCTAAGTTAGACAAGGTCCGTTATGAAAGGGAGATGAAGACCTACATACCACCAAAAGGCGAAAAGATGAAGCGGACAAAGGACCCCAATGCTCCAAAAAGGCCCCC ATCTGCTTTTTTCGTCTTCTGTGCTGAGCATCGGTCTAAAATCAAAGCTGAAACTCCTGGCTTGTCCATTGGGGACGTTGCCAAAAAATTGGGAGGGATGTGGAACAACACTAGTTCTGAGGATAAACAGCCTTACGAAAAGAAGGCAGCAAAACTGAAGGAGAAATatgaaaag GATGTTGCAGCATACCGTGCTACAGGCAAGTCTGAAGGTGCTAAAAAAGTACCAGTAAAGGCGGAGAAAAGCAagaaggaggaggaagaggatgatgATGAAGACGATGATGAAGACGACGAGGATGAGgaagatgatgacgatgatgaatAG